One region of Candidatus Woesearchaeota archaeon genomic DNA includes:
- the ribA gene encoding GTP cyclohydrolase II produces the protein MKDIIKETIESEIPTRYYGTFRIRGFRTKDNLHHVALVKGDVKAKEDVIVRIHSECLTGDVFHSLKCDCGEQLEAALKRIDKEGMGVLIYLRQEGRGIGLFNKIKAYELQEQGMDTVEANQKLGFKADQRDYTLGAAILKELGLSTIRLMTNNPKKIEGLEKYGIKIRERLPLVIKCNKYNEKYLCTKKTKLGHLIEEKGVIK, from the coding sequence ATGAAAGATATTATAAAAGAGACAATCGAATCGGAAATCCCTACGCGCTATTACGGCACATTCAGAATCAGGGGGTTCAGGACAAAAGACAACTTGCATCATGTAGCCCTGGTTAAAGGAGATGTAAAAGCCAAAGAGGATGTCATAGTAAGGATACATTCCGAATGCCTGACAGGAGACGTGTTCCACAGCCTGAAGTGCGACTGCGGCGAGCAACTTGAGGCAGCGCTAAAGAGAATAGACAAAGAGGGCATGGGGGTTTTGATATACCTGCGCCAGGAAGGGCGCGGCATAGGCTTGTTCAATAAAATAAAGGCATATGAGCTGCAGGAGCAGGGCATGGATACTGTCGAGGCCAACCAAAAGCTAGGCTTCAAGGCAGACCAAAGGGATTACACATTGGGGGCAGCTATTTTGAAAGAGCTCGGCCTGAGCACAATCAGGCTCATGACAAACAACCCCAAGAAGATAGAGGGCCTGGAAAAATACGGGATAAAAATAAGGGAAAGGCTGCCTTTGGTGATAAAGTGCAATAAGTACAATGAAAAGTATCTCTGTACAAAAAAGACCAAGCTCGGCCACCTTATTGAAGAAAAGGGCGTAATAAAATAG
- a CDS encoding ATP-dependent 6-phosphofructokinase, with protein sequence MAITGPKKKQIGVLTGGGDAPGLNAVIRGITIKAISLGYDVLGFRKGWAGLLGEGEHHPLDLDEVEDIHMLGGTILGTSRTNPYKVENGLEQVKKNLRKFKCDALIAIGGEDTLGVAWKLYKDGLNVVGVPKTIDNDVNATDYTFGFDTAVNIAADAIDRLHTTAKSHSRILLVEVMGRHAGWLTLHAGMAGGAHIILIPEEPFDVNEICKIIDRREKSGKSYTIIAVSEGALPKEGDMTLQCKEKDEFGHVRLGGIAECLARDITKLTGKECRHVVLGHLQRAGHPTAFDRVLGTRLGLHAAEMADKKEFGKIASLRGTDIKSVSMKDALGSLKTVSKGRYDEARIFFGVEG encoded by the coding sequence ATGGCTATAACAGGACCTAAGAAAAAGCAAATTGGCGTTTTGACGGGCGGAGGGGATGCTCCCGGGCTGAACGCTGTTATCAGGGGAATAACAATAAAGGCAATCTCACTTGGCTATGATGTCCTTGGATTCAGGAAAGGGTGGGCAGGCCTGCTCGGTGAAGGTGAGCACCATCCTCTTGACTTAGATGAGGTTGAGGACATCCATATGCTTGGCGGAACTATTCTCGGCACTTCCAGGACAAACCCATACAAGGTTGAGAACGGGCTTGAGCAGGTAAAGAAAAACCTCAGGAAATTCAAATGTGATGCATTAATAGCTATCGGCGGTGAAGACACCTTAGGAGTGGCATGGAAGCTTTATAAGGACGGTCTGAATGTTGTCGGAGTTCCTAAAACCATTGATAATGATGTCAATGCAACTGATTATACATTCGGCTTCGATACTGCTGTTAATATTGCAGCTGATGCCATAGACAGGCTTCACACAACCGCGAAAAGCCATTCAAGGATCCTGCTCGTGGAGGTCATGGGTAGGCACGCAGGCTGGCTTACCCTGCATGCTGGAATGGCAGGGGGCGCGCATATCATATTAATACCTGAGGAGCCTTTTGATGTAAATGAGATATGCAAGATCATAGACAGAAGGGAAAAAAGCGGGAAATCTTATACCATTATTGCAGTCTCGGAGGGCGCTTTGCCGAAAGAAGGCGATATGACTTTGCAGTGCAAGGAAAAGGATGAGTTTGGGCATGTCCGCTTAGGAGGAATTGCAGAGTGCCTTGCCAGGGACATAACAAAACTTACGGGAAAGGAGTGCAGGCATGTTGTCTTGGGCCATTTGCAGAGGGCTGGGCATCCTACTGCTTTTGACCGCGTTTTAGGCACAAGGCTTGGCCTGCACGCAGCAGAGATGGCAGACAAGAAAGAGTTCGGAAAGATAGCCTCTCTCAGGGGCACTGATATAAAGTCTGTAAGCATGAAAGATGCGCTGGGCAGCCTGAAGACAGTCTCCAAAGGAAGGTATGATGAAGCAAGGATATTTTTTGGTGTAGAGGGGTGA
- a CDS encoding class II fructose-bisphosphate aldolase, with amino-acid sequence MEPLAGNKIFQALKDESCIVLACNPRITKGVAEGVFKAAKELDAALIMELARTECNQNVGYSGLTPATLSERLINANKEIGHDIWALHADHIQVKEGTEEELAEVKDLIKHQIKAGYTSFAIDASHLFNFKGKSIEEELSPNLKATIELAKYIQKNAEVDFGLEVEVGEIGRKDSEGMVLTKPQEAVTYITKLKEAGITPNLIAIANGSTHGNIFDADGRPIAQTTIDIRQTRAVAKALRDANLGVRIAQHGITGTPLHIIRDKFPHGDILKGNVATLFQNIVYEAVKKHHPELWENIKKWVLANKPIEGKKPEEIIGKNVKYATKEFFDDIYSMSKECRKEIEEKSYKAAHDHIKAFKSVGTASIVRKNL; translated from the coding sequence ATGGAACCATTGGCAGGAAATAAAATCTTTCAGGCATTAAAGGACGAATCTTGTATAGTTCTTGCCTGCAATCCAAGAATAACAAAGGGAGTTGCAGAGGGCGTTTTTAAAGCAGCAAAGGAGCTGGATGCTGCTCTGATAATGGAGCTCGCCAGGACAGAATGCAACCAGAATGTGGGATATTCGGGGCTTACCCCGGCTACCCTGTCAGAAAGGCTTATCAATGCCAATAAGGAGATAGGCCATGATATATGGGCATTGCACGCCGACCATATACAGGTTAAAGAAGGAACAGAAGAGGAGCTAGCCGAGGTTAAGGATTTGATAAAGCACCAGATTAAAGCAGGCTACACCAGCTTTGCTATAGATGCATCTCATTTGTTCAATTTTAAGGGCAAGTCGATTGAAGAGGAGCTTTCGCCCAATTTAAAAGCTACGATTGAGCTGGCAAAATACATCCAGAAAAATGCTGAAGTCGACTTCGGGCTTGAGGTCGAAGTCGGGGAGATAGGAAGGAAAGATTCTGAAGGAATGGTTTTGACAAAGCCCCAGGAAGCTGTCACTTATATTACCAAGCTTAAGGAAGCGGGCATCACGCCTAACCTGATAGCAATCGCCAACGGCTCTACGCACGGCAATATATTTGATGCTGACGGCAGGCCCATAGCACAGACAACAATCGATATCAGGCAGACTAGGGCTGTTGCCAAAGCTCTCAGAGATGCTAATTTAGGTGTGCGGATTGCGCAGCACGGCATAACAGGCACTCCCCTTCATATCATCAGAGACAAATTCCCGCATGGGGATATATTAAAGGGCAATGTCGCTACGCTGTTCCAGAATATAGTGTATGAGGCTGTCAAGAAGCACCATCCTGAACTGTGGGAAAATATAAAGAAATGGGTGCTAGCGAACAAGCCGATAGAAGGAAAGAAGCCGGAAGAAATAATAGGGAAAAATGTCAAGTATGCCACAAAGGAGTTCTTTGATGATATCTATTCCATGTCCAAGGAATGCAGGAAAGAGATTGAAGAGAAATCATATAAGGCAGCACACGACCACATAAAGGCTTTCAAGTCAGTGGGCACTGCTTCTATTGTCAGGAAAAATCTGTAG
- a CDS encoding phosphotransferase, which translates to MKMKVSRKAIENIIKQHIPEQELAEVKPYDKGHINEMLEIRLKKSRKPLILRIYNEPWKAKKESFVYRCIKSQLDIPVPEILASDDSGEIIPKAYMLMSKIDGMAIDKNYRKYRKKPIFRKAGEILARLHSVKFHHFGWLMDNEIKPAFRKWRDFAWHDLLTKMYNISSLKEIRKMIPRIEEKIGEYSFLLDIKETPCLLHKDYHCPHILTKKSRIAGIIDVEWAIAGHNENDFIKMELWAFSRMKNLRKPFFDGYRKYGHISREYEQRIKMYELWHWISMVNISKETKNREWLEHNIRALRKFLK; encoded by the coding sequence ATGAAAATGAAAGTTTCAAGAAAAGCAATTGAAAACATTATTAAGCAGCACATTCCTGAGCAGGAGCTGGCTGAAGTAAAGCCTTACGATAAGGGTCATATAAATGAGATGCTGGAGATAAGGCTGAAAAAAAGCAGGAAGCCGCTTATCTTGAGGATATATAATGAGCCGTGGAAAGCAAAGAAAGAGTCATTCGTGTACAGGTGCATAAAGTCACAGCTGGATATACCAGTGCCCGAAATCCTGGCTTCGGATGATTCAGGGGAAATAATTCCGAAAGCCTACATGCTCATGTCCAAGATAGACGGCATGGCTATAGACAAGAACTATCGGAAATACAGGAAAAAACCTATTTTCAGGAAAGCAGGGGAAATTTTAGCCAGGCTGCATTCTGTCAAGTTTCATCATTTCGGCTGGCTGATGGATAATGAGATAAAGCCTGCTTTCAGAAAGTGGCGCGATTTTGCATGGCATGACTTATTAACAAAGATGTACAATATTTCTTCCCTGAAAGAGATCAGGAAAATGATACCCAGAATTGAGGAAAAAATAGGTGAATACAGCTTTTTGCTGGACATTAAGGAAACGCCCTGCCTGCTGCATAAGGATTACCACTGCCCCCATATCCTGACAAAGAAAAGTAGGATAGCAGGCATAATCGATGTCGAATGGGCAATAGCAGGCCATAATGAGAACGACTTCATAAAGATGGAATTATGGGCTTTCAGCAGGATGAAGAACCTAAGAAAGCCTTTTTTCGACGGCTATAGGAAATACGGCCATATAAGCAGGGAATATGAACAGAGGATAAAGATGTATGAGCTTTGGCACTGGATAAGCATGGTCAATATAAGCAAGGAAACAAAGAATAGGGAGTGGCTTGAGCATAATATCAGGGCATTAAGGAAGTTCCTAAAATGA
- a CDS encoding glycerophosphodiester phosphodiesterase, with protein sequence MPKIIGHRGAKGEYPENTLGGFKKAIEAGVGGIELDVHLTKDNELAVIHDEDVDRTTNGKGLVREMTLGQLKKFDAGNRERIPSLQGAISVIKHAGIFLAVEIKCRNAEQKVVEAIDSSGMTKDTIVKSFDHRIVRNLKKINPKIKTACLLVGLPVHAYKILGDANADAISINCDTVDKELIDECHKYGKEVFVWNIDDKKKLKKYSDMGADYIGTNFPSIVKL encoded by the coding sequence ATGCCAAAAATAATCGGCCACCGCGGGGCAAAGGGGGAATATCCAGAGAATACATTAGGGGGATTTAAGAAGGCCATAGAAGCTGGAGTGGGCGGCATAGAGCTCGATGTTCATCTTACCAAAGACAATGAACTGGCTGTTATCCATGATGAAGATGTTGACAGGACAACGAATGGAAAAGGATTAGTTAGAGAGATGACTTTAGGACAGTTAAAAAAATTTGATGCAGGCAACAGGGAGAGGATTCCCTCGCTGCAGGGAGCAATAAGCGTGATTAAGCACGCGGGAATTTTTCTGGCTGTCGAGATTAAGTGCCGCAATGCTGAGCAAAAGGTTGTAGAAGCTATAGACAGCAGCGGCATGACAAAGGATACCATTGTAAAATCATTTGACCATCGCATTGTCAGGAATTTAAAGAAGATAAATCCAAAAATAAAAACTGCCTGCCTGCTTGTGGGGCTGCCTGTTCATGCCTATAAGATTCTGGGAGATGCTAATGCTGATGCTATTTCCATTAACTGCGACACTGTTGACAAAGAATTGATAGATGAATGCCATAAGTATGGCAAGGAAGTCTTTGTCTGGAATATTGATGATAAGAAAAAGTTGAAAAAATATTCTGATATGGGGGCTGATTATATAGGGACTAATTTTCCTT
- a CDS encoding type II glyceraldehyde-3-phosphate dehydrogenase gives MEKIKVGIMGFGTIGKRVADAVSKQEDMELVGVTGRSYNWRIRSAQEKGYDIYFVDDGAALRENGIKVKGKADDLLKKVDVMVDTAPKKIGAENKDKYYKPNNVKAIFQGGEKPHVADASFVAQCNYDECVGKDYLRVVSCNTTGLSRTLNEVNKKWGIKEIYATMIRRGADPWDIRHGPINAIVPVLELPSHHGPDVQTVLHDVQIFTTALSVSSSLMHVHTITCECREKPDVNKAISLFSRTRRVRVVANESSVRSTAEIMELAKDLGNSRGDMPEICIWKEAVGTHGNKLLYIQAVHQESDVVCENIDAIRATMGFKDGKKSMDMTDKSLGIDYCKDCTYNGD, from the coding sequence ATGGAAAAAATCAAAGTGGGTATAATGGGTTTTGGTACTATCGGAAAAAGGGTTGCTGATGCTGTATCAAAACAGGAAGACATGGAGCTTGTTGGAGTGACAGGAAGAAGCTATAACTGGAGGATCAGGTCTGCCCAGGAGAAAGGCTATGACATCTATTTTGTAGATGACGGCGCAGCCCTGAGAGAAAACGGAATTAAAGTTAAGGGAAAAGCAGATGATCTTCTGAAGAAAGTTGATGTAATGGTTGATACAGCACCTAAGAAAATAGGGGCTGAAAATAAGGACAAATACTACAAGCCGAATAATGTCAAGGCAATATTCCAGGGAGGGGAAAAGCCGCATGTTGCGGATGCCAGCTTTGTTGCGCAGTGCAATTATGATGAATGCGTGGGAAAAGACTATTTGAGGGTTGTCAGCTGCAACACTACTGGATTGAGCAGGACCCTGAACGAGGTTAACAAAAAGTGGGGCATCAAGGAAATCTATGCTACCATGATAAGGAGAGGGGCTGACCCGTGGGACATAAGGCACGGCCCGATAAATGCTATTGTCCCTGTATTGGAGCTGCCATCCCATCATGGCCCTGACGTCCAGACAGTGCTGCATGACGTGCAGATTTTTACCACTGCATTATCTGTTTCCTCCTCATTGATGCACGTCCATACCATAACATGCGAATGCAGGGAAAAGCCTGACGTAAATAAGGCAATCAGTCTTTTCAGCAGGACAAGAAGAGTCAGGGTTGTCGCTAATGAGTCCAGCGTGAGAAGCACAGCAGAGATCATGGAACTTGCCAAAGACCTCGGAAATTCCAGGGGCGACATGCCTGAAATATGCATCTGGAAGGAAGCTGTCGGAACGCACGGCAACAAGCTTCTCTACATCCAGGCAGTGCACCAGGAGAGTGATGTTGTCTGCGAGAATATCGACGCGATAAGGGCAACAATGGGATTCAAAGATGGCAAGAAGAGCATGGACATGACAGACAAGTCTTTGGGAATTGACTACTGCAAGGACTGCACTTATAACGGCGATTGA